The Nicotiana tomentosiformis chromosome 2, ASM39032v3, whole genome shotgun sequence genome includes the window gcctagcacaatatcccgatccccttcttcattcagaagtttattaaagtaagtctgccatctccttttaatctgggcatcttccatcaatactctaccatcttcgtccttgatgcattttacttggtccaaatcccgagccttcctctttctcaacttggccagccggaataacttcttgtCCCCACCTTTTCcccccaattcctcgtacatacgaccataagccgcagtcttagcctctgtgaccgccagcttagACTCCTTCTTAACTGCCTTATACCTCGTCATGCAcgctcgcctctcctcctcacctatgctccccactaacttcaggtacgccgccttctttgcttccactttatcttggaccacttcattccaccaccagtctcctttgtgcccaccagagacacccgtcgagacccctaatacctctctcgcagcctccctaatacagtctgctgtcgctgaccacatagtactcgcgtcaccactgctcctccaagctcccatagccgacaaccgcccctccaacgcttgggctttatccttagttaaggctccccacctgattctcggtcttcctcgagtagaccttttcctcctctttaacataataccaacgcccatcaccaagagcctatgctacCTCGCGAGTATCTTACCCgaaatcaccttgcaatccttgcacaaccctctgtcacacctcccgaggaggagatagtcaatctgagtcttcgccactgcattttgaaaagtaaccaaatgcccctccctcttccgaaagctagagttcgcaatcactaacccaaaagccttagcaaagtccaacaacgatgtacctcCTCCATTCCTCTCCCCAAAAGCGAAGCCTCCgtgcacctcgccataaccacctgcggtcgacccaatatgcccattgaaatcccctcataTGAATAACTTCTCAGCAGGCGGAACCTggcgcacaatctcatctaacccttcCCAGAAGCGCCATTTAACCTCCTCATCCAGGCCCACATGCGGCGCATAGACGCTAACGACGTTTAGGGTGCATTCTCCAACCATCAAattaataatcatcaatctatcattcacccgtctaacctcaaccacaaactctctaagttccctatccaccaagatgcccactccattcttacctttctggactcctgagtaccaaagtttatacccgtctgcatccctcgaccctacccaccttgtctcctggacacacgctatattgaccctcctcttctggaggatcttcgccaactctatagatttacccgtcaatgtacctacattccatgacccaattctcaacctacagacacccttattccctttacctcccttgcctcccgccccaccccctAAACCCTGCCTTACCTCCCACCCTCACCCCCCGTTCCCCTtgaggacatgacctcactcgaccatcccagaccacagCCACTATACCTACGACAGAGTAAGGGAAATCACTATCACACACAAGGCAACAGACCAAACCAGAAGAAGACAAGTTGTAACAACAGGCACACTAATACGGTGAATAAACTAATACGAAGTAAGATGACAACAATTTAACTCACACAACTAGTGTTTTGAAAAGCGAGCGCTTCGtcgctttaagcgagaagcgaGGCGAAGCGAGAAGCCGTCGCTTTTTCCTAACTGAGGTGACCCGACCAGCAGAAGCGCTCGCTTTTGTTTAGAggggtcattttaaaaaaaaaagtttgaGCCTTTGTTTTTATTATACAAAACAGACCCAAAGTGAAAAGACTATTCTTTCTCCTTCCCAACGTTAGCAGCAACAACTAGCTAGAGTTTCAACCTCCaggtcatttttcttcttttattcttctcttctttcttcttcttctcctcctcctcctctcttCTCTTTTTCAGTTTTTCTCCTCCAGCGTACAGCTAGGGCAGGCGCTGGTTTTTTTCCCccttttattcttcttatttattaattttaatatgtattttagtttataaaattaattattatatatatacattatattttcagtttatttgatttttttaatgtgtatttcagtttttaaaattaattattatatatatgttatattttcagtttatttaatttttttaatgtgtatttcagtttataaaattaattattatatatatgttatattttcagtttatttgattaattttatatgtatttcagtttataaaattaattattatatatatatatatatatatatatttaatgtgTTTTTTAgtgtataaaattaattattatttatatgttatattttcagtttatttgattaattttatatgtatttcagtttataaaattaattattatatatatatatatgttatattttcagtttatgGAGGATTTGGTGGTACCTACTTTTAAGTTTTTAGATTGAACTTTTTGATTGTTTATATTATGTCTTTGTAAGGTTTACATTATGTTTTTTAAGAATTGCGCTTCACTTCAATGAAGCGCGCGCTTCGCTCTTGAAGCGAGGCGAGCCCCTGTCGCTTTTTTGCGCTTCTCGCTCTCAAAAACACTGCACACAATAAAGGAAAACTGGaaaacgggaggtaccaactcccgcgAGTAGAATAGTAAATTCAAAGCAAGAACAATGGAACCTGAAGTCACAACGAGTGCCGAGAAAGGTGTTGTCCACAACAGTTATGTTTTGGAAGTTCCCGCCCGCTTCGCCCGAGGCTCGCCGGAAAATTGTCTCAGCCGCCACCGCCACCGCCGATAGGCTAGATCAGTGCACCAGAAAATAGGGGGACGGGGGGTGAAAGAGACGAGGTATAGGGGAGagaaagaaaggagaagaagaaaagggaGATATAAAAAGATGGGGGTAGATCTGGAAAGCAAGGGAGGGTAGTAAcggggaagaagaagaaagcagGAGAGAGAGAGGAAAAGAAGACAGGGGTGAGGTGGGGGTTTTACCTGGTCTGGTGGTCGCCGGAGGTCCGGTGAATGGTACGTTAGAGAGATCCGAGAGAGACGTTAGAGCTTAAGCTTTTCCAAGCTTTTTCGTAGTCATGCATAActgtttaaaaatatttacattctCATGCATGTAGAGAAGTTGAATTAACATTGGGTAATGCAATAATGTTGCAAACAGTTATTCGCTGAGGAAAGTCAAGTATTTGCTTAAGTTTATGGATAGAAAATTGCTAATATACACTTATCACCAATCAATATATGTGATCAGAAGCCAACATCAAAATTAAGAGCCTAAAATGTGAAGAAATATCCAGCTTCAGGAGactaaggcctcatttgtttgcacttaatggaggtctGCTTCTTAATTATTCAGATTTCGGTCATTAAGTACGTTTGTTGTTTAGATCTTAATtttaattattcagatcttaacCATTAAGTCTGTTtgtttctttaattttacaaccgcttaatgggtctgaatagatcttaatgattaagatctatttttctttaaaaatatttcaCTATTATTCCTACACTTTCACCATCCTCAGCCATAACTACTACCCATCTATAACAGAGTTTTAATATCATTAAGATGttagtaaaaaaaatatttcactaTTATTCCTACACTTTCACCATTAACCACCACCTCCATTGCTATCGCCGTCCTCCACATCGTAGACTATACCACCACCTACTACCCACCACCTACTATTCATTACTACCATCCTCAGCCATAACTACCACCGCTATCAAGCACGAATGTTAGTTGTTACTACTATTAGCCATCATTTACAACCATCACCACCAACCACCATTACTATAACAATCACCAATCACCACTATCAACCACTATCAACCACAACTATATATCACTCATCACCGTTCAGTCACCACTACCATCAACCACCACAGTTAACTATTGTCATCCACCTTCTACTACCTATAATGACCACCATCAACCAATACCACTACCAGACATTACCCGGTCGACACCCACAACCATTACTGTTAGCCATCACCACCACCAACCACCATATAATTTTTTAATAGTATTTTATTGATAtagtattagattaattagtactatttgatttgaatttatactaattaatttttaaataaaaataagttTTATACATTTAGCGGTAGAGAAAACAAACAGTCTTAATTATtcagtattcagatcttaatacaatatcttaatattcagatgtgtatCCAGATTCAGGCATTCTAATCTTAATATACATATTAATAGTCAGATATTTATTTAGATTCAAatgtcttaatcttaaaaaaaaacaaatgagtgAAATCTTCGGTCTTGTGGAGCTTGATTGACAGATCTAAGACCTGAGCTTAACTAATCACTTCAGTATTTGTTGTTTGTCTGGTACATGATTTTCCTACTTAGTATCTAGCTATCGctttttctttctcctttttccCGTGGCAATATGTGATTGAAAACTTGACTAGTCTCTTCAGCTACCTGACACCAGATATTGGTCTTAAAGTTCTATTCTCTTTCCTTTTggtttcttctcttttctttttgttcATTTCTTTCCGATTTTGGTATAATACAGCGCATCCCAGATGAATTTGTAATGAAGTATGGGGCCAACATGCGAGATCTTGTGGCCCTTGAGGTCCCAAGTGGCGCAATATGGAAAATAAAATTGCAAAACTCTAATGGCATGGCATGGCTGAAGGAGGGTTGGGACCAGTTCAAGGAGTACTATTCAATTGGTTGTGGTTACTTTTTACTCTTTCAATATAATGGAATCTCTCATTTCTCTGTCTCCATATTTGATTTAAGTGCTTCCGAGATTGAATATCCTTCTGGCCCAAGTGAAGATATGACACCAGAGAATTTTGTAAAGATAGTGGGTGATGCTAGTCATAGAAAGAAGGAAGGTGGGCCTGAGACAAACAATAATGCATGTGATGACATCGTGGACGATTTTCTGAGAAAGAAGActgcaaaagttacaaaagtaGCAGATCATTCATATTCAAGAAGACAAAAGTCTAGCGTTACAGAATGGCAGGATCGTATCAGGGTGAGCCTTGAGAAACCACACGTGGAAGAGGATTTGTATTGTgcaacagaaaaagaaaaaaggaaggaGATTAAGAAGGAGAAACTTGAAAAACAAAACATGGAGAAGAATTTGTATCATGCAGCAGATAAAGGAAAAGGTATATTGATTAAATGTTTGTACCTATTTTCATGGATTCTTCTTGTTCAATAACATGAGAATCTTCCCTTGTGGTACACATTCTGGTTGAATTATGCTGGTGCCAATAACATTCTCCTTTCTCTCTCTTTGTGTCCTCCTGCTCCCCCTTCCCCTCTCCTTTTTTTAGCAGAGCACTGCAAAGAAGCACTAGATCCCCCAGCCTCTAAGATGACAAATACTTGCAGATGCAATAAAAGGAAATATTCTACGAGTTTGGAGGAACCACATTGTAGGCATCCTCTACGAAGTAAAAGTAAACCGGTGGAAGTGGTGAAGCTTGACCAATCAAAAACAGAGGCGACTATGCACTGTGTAAAACCAAAGAATACAGTAGTTGCAGATTCTTCACATTCTGGAAGACAAAAAACTGCCGCTCCAATATCCTGTCCAGAAACAAAAGATCCTAAGAAGGTGAAGCTTGAAAAAGTGAACTCGGAAGAGGATTTCCATTGTGCAGCACCAAAAGCAAGGAGGGGGGAGACTAACATTGAGAAACTTGAAAAGCAAGATGTGCAACAGAATTTGTATGCTGAAGCATATAAATTTAAAGGTATTTGGTTTTAATATTTGTGGTTACTCTCATTGATGCTGCTGGTCAGTAACAAGAAAATTTTCCTTTGTGAGTCTCATTACGTTGAATTATGTTACGAGGCATGACattcttcccccccccccccccccccacaaaaaaaaaatctttttggcaGAGCACTGCGATGAAGTACCAGTAGTGGATCCCTCAGCATCTAAGATGACAACCACTAATCAACAAAGTGAAAAGAAAATTACTACCAATTTGGATGCTTCATGTTGTAGGTATCCACTACGAAGTAAGCAACTGAAAGAGGTAAAGCTTGAAAAACGAGACACGGAAGAGGACTTGTTTTGTGCAGCACAAAAGGTAAAAAGGAAAGAGACTAACAGAGTGGAGCTTTGACAAAGGAGATGCTGAAGGTATTTGGTTCTAATATTTGTGCCTACTCTCATTAATGCTGCTGGTTCAGTGACGAGACAATTTTTACTCTGTGAGACTCATTACGTGGAATTGTGTTCTGACAGATGACATTCTTCTTCCTTTCTCCTCCCTTCCTCTTATCCCCCTCCCCACATCATCTTTTTGGCAGAGCACTGCAATGAAGTACCAGTGGTGGATCCCTCAGCACCTAAGATGACAACCACTAATCAACATACTGAAAAGAAAACTGCTACCAGTTTGGATGCTTCACATTGT containing:
- the LOC104117549 gene encoding B3 domain-containing protein At4g34400-like isoform X3, with translation MVKRRRQAVNEAEITPQFFKIILSPHASKLRIPDEFVMKYGANMRDLVALEVPSGAIWKIKLQNSNGMAWLKEGWDQFKEYYSIGCGYFLLFQYNGISHFSVSIFDLSASEIEYPSGPSEDMTPENFVKIVGDASHRKKEGGPETNNNACDDIVDDFLRKKTAKVTKVADHSYSRRQKSSVTEWQDRIRVSLEKPHVEEDLYCATEKEKRKEIKKEKLEKQNMEKNLYHAADKGKAEHCKEALDPPASKMTNTCRCNKRKYSTSLEEPHCRHPLRSKSKPVEVVKLDQSKTEATMHCVKPKNTVVADSSHSGRQKTAAPISCPETKDPKKVKLEKVNSEEDFHCAAPKARRGETNIEKLEKQDVQQNLYAEAYKFKEHCNEVPVVDPSAPKMTTTNQHTEKKTATSLDASHCRYPLRSMQLKDVKIEKKRFERALQ
- the LOC104117549 gene encoding B3 domain-containing protein At5g18090-like isoform X4, which gives rise to MVKRRRQAVNEAEITPQFFKIILSPHASKLRIPDEFVMKYGANMRDLVALEVPSGAIWKIKLQNSNGMAWLKEGWDQFKEYYSIGCGYFLLFQYNGISHFSVSIFDLSASEIEYPSGPSEDMTPENFVKIVGDASHRKKEGGPETNNNACDDIVDDFLRKKTAKVTKVADHSYSRRQKSSVTEWQDRIRVSLEKPHVEEDLYCATEKEKRKEIKKEKLEKQNMEKNLYHAADKGKAEHCKEALDPPASKMTNTCRCNKRKYSTSLEEPHCRHPLRSKSKPVEVVKLDQSKTEATMHCVKPKNTVVADSSHSGRQKTAAPISCPETKDPKKVKLEKVNSEEDFHCAAPKARRGETNIEKLEKQDVQQNLYAEAYKFKGIHYEVSN
- the LOC104117549 gene encoding B3 domain-containing protein At4g34400-like isoform X1 produces the protein MVKRRRQAVNEAEITPQFFKIILSPHASKLRIPDEFVMKYGANMRDLVALEVPSGAIWKIKLQNSNGMAWLKEGWDQFKEYYSIGCGYFLLFQYNGISHFSVSIFDLSASEIEYPSGPSEDMTPENFVKIVGDASHRKKEGGPETNNNACDDIVDDFLRKKTAKVTKVADHSYSRRQKSSVTEWQDRIRVSLEKPHVEEDLYCATEKEKRKEIKKEKLEKQNMEKNLYHAADKGKAEHCKEALDPPASKMTNTCRCNKRKYSTSLEEPHCRHPLRSKSKPVEVVKLDQSKTEATMHCVKPKNTVVADSSHSGRQKTAAPISCPETKDPKKVKLEKVNSEEDFHCAAPKARRGETNIEKLEKQDVQQNLYAEAYKFKEHCDEVPVVDPSASKMTTTNQQSEKKITTNLDASCCRYPLRSKQLKEVKLEKRDTEEDLFCAAQKVKRKETNRVEL
- the LOC104117549 gene encoding B3 domain-containing protein At4g34400-like isoform X2, with amino-acid sequence MVKRRRQAVNEAEITPQFFKIILSPHASKLRIPDEFVMKYGANMRDLVALEVPSGAIWKIKLQNSNGMAWLKEGWDQFKEYYSIGCGYFLLFQYNGISHFSVSIFDLSASEIEYPSGPSEDMTPENFVKIVGDASHRKKEGGPETNNNACDDIVDDFLRKKTAKVTKVADHSYSRRQKSSVTEWQDRIRVSLEKPHVEEDLYCATEKEKRKEIKKEKLEKQNMEKNLYHAADKGKEHCKEALDPPASKMTNTCRCNKRKYSTSLEEPHCRHPLRSKSKPVEVVKLDQSKTEATMHCVKPKNTVVADSSHSGRQKTAAPISCPETKDPKKVKLEKVNSEEDFHCAAPKARRGETNIEKLEKQDVQQNLYAEAYKFKEHCDEVPVVDPSASKMTTTNQQSEKKITTNLDASCCRYPLRSKQLKEVKLEKRDTEEDLFCAAQKVKRKETNRVEL